GGATGCCGCTGATTATGTCTTCCAGCTTGTGTTGGTCAAATTTCAGTCGATTGATGATTGGCTGGGCCAATTGGTCCGCCTGGGCTTTTTCTAAATCAGCTTGGTTTTCTTTGAATATGACTGATTTGTTCTCTTCCAGGGCTTGAGCGATGGCTGTTAATGCCTTGGTTCGTATCTCTTCTTTCAGGTTGGCCATCTGGAAGCTGGCTAGTTTAGCTTGATGGGCTGTTTCTTTGTAATCAATCATCTTGTTTTACTCCTGTTTTCTTTGAGCAGAGGGATGGCTTGCATAGGCTCTCAAGGGCATAGGACCTTTTAAGGCGGTCCGTTTTATAAATAGGGTCCCATCTTTTTTGGAATGAACCCGCCAGGTGACCAGAATAAGTTTTCCGTAAAGCAGTTCCAGGCAGGTGATGCCTCTGGGGTGCATACCGCAGCCGATATTGAAGTAGGCTGGTTCGCCTGGATCAGGGAATTTAGGACGGTGGGTATGACCACAAACGATGATGGTATTTGTTTCGGCATTCCATTTGGTGTAATTTTTTTCCACCTTGTGCATTTTGCGCCGGCTTTTAGCCGGGCTGGCAGCATATTTCACCCCAACCAGGTGCATGAAGCGCCAGAAAAAGCGAATCATGAAATGGGAGAAGAAGGCTAGCTGGTCATTGAGCAGGTCCCCTTGGTGACCGTGGACTACAAAGAGCTCTTGACCGGTCTTTTGGTGCTCAAAGCGGAAAGCTTCGTAGATTTTTAAACCAGGAAACAAGTCTTCTTTTGTCCCCAGATATTCATCGTAGACCTGATACATATTTTTTTCTACCCACTGAGGGGATCTCATCTTCATGTTGTGATTGCCAAAAATCATGTACAGCCGACCGGCATCGTAGAACTCTTTCAGCTTGTTGAACACAGAAAAGTGACCGTTCCGAATGTGCTCAAAGTTAGAATTTTCCCAGAGCTCGTCGCCATCACCTACCTCTACGTAGGTGAAATCATTTTGGTAATAGTAGTTTAGTGCATGATAAAAAATGTGTTTGTTACGGCCAAATTCGTCGGCGATACTGTCGTCTCCTCGGTGCGTGTCACTGAAAAAGACGAACTTGGAGGTATCGTCAAAGGGCACAATTTTGGCATTCTTATATACTTCATTTAATCTTGCAATGGTTCTCATATGGGCAGGACCTCCCGCACCCGCTCTGTAATTAATTTTACAAAGTGGTTCGTTTCTCTATAATGGACAGTGTCTCCCTGTTTTAACACCAAGAAACCACTGTCATAAGTATCGTACTTCTGCAAGGCTGAAAAGTCTTTATCAAATACTCGAGTATCGGCAATCATCAGCCCAGACCTCTTTATTATGGGCAATTCCATAGAAAATTCTTCGGAATATCGGTCAAAATCTAAAGAGCAGGAACAATCATCCAGTTGATAGGCCGCATAGGTCAGTGGATTTTGCTGGCTGCCGCAAATTTGTAGGTTACCAGAATGGAAGGCAATCTTAGAAACATGTAGGTCTTCCACGGGAAAGCCGAGGGAGAAAAAGGCCTTGTGTATATCGGATTTTTCTGTGACAGGAAGCAACTGAGAGAGTTGCAGGACATCGTCGCTGTTGTGCAGCATGATAAGTCGTCGAATCTCGGGGTCCTTGGTGTACAGAAAACGTTTATATAATTCTACGCTTTCGGCTCCCGATATTTCATCTGCTCGATCCCCCCACAGGCCCATAAAATTTTCGACAGTTTTCTGCTTTAGGTTGGGAAGAAGTTTTCGCAGAGAGGAATGACCGTTAATCAGCAGATAGAGGTCCAGATTGAAGGGAAAGATAAAGTCTTCCCACAGGCTTAGGGCCCGCATACGACCTTGCAGAAATTTTAAATCGAAGTGTTTACCATTGTAGGTAATCAAGATATCTAACTGCTGAATATCCCGTAAATAGGCTAGCAGAGTCTCTCGTTCTTCCTCCAGGCTTTCTGCAAAGTATTGGCGCAAGGTAACCCCTTCCTCTTGATAAATCAGCAGGCCGCCCAATATAAAGTGGCTGTTTTGAGGGGATAGGCCGGTCGTCTCAATGTCCAGCACACCAATTTTTTTATGCATGGCGCTGCCGAGGTAAAAATCCAGCAGGCGAGAGTGATATTGTATATATTTTGGATCCATGTAATCCTTTTCTACTGTGTACGTTGCAATCACCATCCTATATTGTATTGAACTGCAATAACTGTTTTTGAATTTATTACATATAGTATACCATATAAATGATGTTTTTCTTTTACAAAAAACAAAATAGACCGCAGGGGTGCAGTCTATTTTGTTCAAAAGGGGTATTGGGATTAGAGATTAATGAGGTTATCAGGGGGATAACCACAAACTCATTATAACCAACCTTGTCGAGAAATGCAAGAGGTCGTCGCAAAAAACTATAAAAAAATATATTTTGACGTTCGTTTCTGCTGTCAATTGTTCATCAGACCCGATATAATTAATACATAAAACATAGCTTAGCCCAAACAAAAAGGGGTAAATCAAATTATTATTTAGGAGGATACGAGTAATGGAAGTTTTAAAGGTGTCAGCAAAGTCAAATCCCAATTCTGTAGCAGGGGCACTTGCAGGGGTGTTAAGGGAAAAGGGGGATGCAGAAATACAGGCCATAGGGGCTGGAGCTTTAAATCAGGCGATAAAGGCTGTGGCTATCGCCAGAGGTTTTGTAGCGCCGGGAGGAGTGGACCTGATTTGTGTACCGGCATTTACAGATATACAAATTGAAGGGGAGGAACGAACTGCGATTAAACTGATCATTCAGCCTCGTTAAACAAGAGGCATATCTGAATGTTACATAAAAGAGCCATAGGCGGGTAAAACCGCGCTATGGCTCTTTTTATGGGATAGGAGAAGAAAGATTTACCTCTTTTCTGGAAAATATATGCCATTGACTGAAATAATTTCTATAAATTCGGGCAGGATACTCTTTGATTAGAAAGTTCATTTTAGTAGGAAAGAGGTGCAAAAAATGATATTGACGGAAAAGGAAAAAATGTTGCTCAACGATTTAAAGTCAGAGGAAAAGCTTTGCGTAGACAAGTACAGCAAATATGCTACAGAGGCTAGCTGCAACCAGCTGAAAAGTTTGTTCTCCAGCCTGGGCGCCATCGAGCAGAACCATTACGACACGCTTACTCAGATTTTAAGTGGTACTACCCCAGCAATGGGCATGGGCGGCGGGCAGAAGCCAAACTTGCAGCAGATGGGTGGACAGCAGCCGGCGGCAGCTGCACAGGCGCAAAGCATCCCACAGATGAGCAGTCAAGCTCAGAGCGGTTATCAAAACAAGACCAGGGATCAATACCTGTGCACGGACGCCTTAGGTACAGAAAAACATGTGTCCTCCATGTATGACACCTGCATCTTTGAATTCAAAGATGAAAGCGTGCGAAATACGTTAAACCACATTCAAAAAGAAGAGCAGGAACACGGAAAGAAAATTTACGATTACATGGCTCAAAACGGCATGTATAGCTAAAGGATGGAATAGGGAACAACGGTCAAGTTGTCTCTCCCAGCTCCGGACATTTAGCAGGAGTCTTGAAAAGCGCAGAAATCTCCATAATAGTATTGAAATTTAACAGAAAAGCTAGTATAATGTAATGGACTAATGATAGAATGTAAGCCGATGAAGAGCTGCCTGGCGTAGCTCTTCATTATTGTGCTCAGGTATTTTGGAGCGCAGGCGGAATGTGTAAACCAAGGAAATAATCCAGAATCGGCTGAAATAGCTGAAACTTCTGGATAGGAGCCAGTGGTCCATGAAAACGGAGGTACGATTACGAGATGATAAATGTTACAAATGTCAGTATGAACTTTAGTGGAACGACGCTTTTTAAAGACGTAGATTTGAAATTTACGCCGGGCAACTGCTATGGCATCATTGGGGCCAACGGTGCTGGGAAATCCACTTTTTTACGAATTTTATCCGGTGACCTGGACCCGACTACAGGGAATGTGTCCATCGGTAAAGACATGCGGATGTCCGTGCTAAAGCAGGACCACTTCGCTTTTGATGATTTTAATGTGTTGGACACCATTATTCAGGGCAATCCTCGATTGTACCAGATTATGAAGGAAAAGGATGCGCTGTATGCAAAAGAAGACTTTACCGATGAAGACGGCATCAAGGCTTCTGAGCTGGAAGGTGAGTTTGCTGAATTAGACGGATGGGAAGCTGAGTCCGATGCAGGCAGACTGATTCAGGGCCTGGGCCTTTCCATGGATGTGATGTACAGTGAAATGGGCAGTCTGACGGAAAAGGAAAAGGTAAAGGTGTTGCTGGCCCAAGCTTTATTTGGTAAACCGGAGATCATCCTCCTGGACGAGCCGACCAATGGTTTGGATATCGTAGCGATCAACTGGTTGGAGGACTTCCTGTTGGATTATCAGGGTACGATGCTGGTAGTCTCCCATGACCGTCACTTCCTAAATACCGTGTGTACAAACATTGTAGACGTGGATTACGGAAAGATTAAGATGTACGTGGGCAACTACGAGTTTTGGTATGAATCCTCCCAGCTGGTTCAGCGGATGCTTAAGGACCAGAACAAAAAGAACGAAGATAAGATTAAAGAGCTGCAAGGATTTATTCAGCGGTTCTCCGCCAATAAATCAAAGTCCAAGCAGGCGACGTCTAGAAGAAAGCTGATTGAAAAGCTGACAGTGGATGAGATGCCGTCTTCCTCTAGAAGATATCCTTATGTGGGATTCCAGATGGATCGAGAGGCAGGGAAAGAGCTGCTGACCGTAGAAGGTATCTCTAAGACCATCGACGGCGTAAAGATTTTGGATAACCTGACTTTCCGTTTGAATAAAGGGGATAAGGTAGCTTTTGTCGGTGAAAATGAAATTGCCAATACCACTCTGTTTAAAATCCTTATGGAAGAGATGGAGCCGGATGAAGGCACCTTCAAGTGGGGTGTGAGCACGTCTCAGTCCTATTTCCCAAGAGAAAACGGCGCTTTCTTTGAGGAAAGCGACTTGAACATCATCAAATGGCTGGGACAGTTCACCACAGAGACCACAGAAACCTTCCTGCGAGGATTCTTGGGACGGATGCTTTTCTCGGGAGAGGATGTATATAAACCAGTAAAGGTATTATCCGGAGGAGAAAAAGTTCGTTGTATGCTGTCCAGAATGATGCTCTTTGGCTCAAATATCCTGGTGCTGGATCAGCCGACCAACCATCTGGATCTAGAGTCCATCACCGCGTTGAATAACGGCCTCATCGAGTTTAAGGGCAATCTGCTGTTTGCCTCCCATGACCACGAATTCATCCAGACCATTGCCAATCGGATTATGGAGATTCAGGAAGACGGCAGCCTGGTAGACCGTCTCTGCACCTACGATGAATTTATTGAGCAGTTCGGCAAATAAGAGATAAGACACCTATTATAGAGAGAAACGAGTGGAAACTGGCGGCAACATACTGCTGTTAAGTCTTCCACTCGTCTTTTTATGCAAAGATATTTATTTTTCAGCCTACAAGGTATATAATAATAAGCTGTATGAAAGATGGCCAGAACAGTTGGCAGAACAGAAAGACAGGAGCAGATATGAGCGCGATAAGTGATGTAATAAAAGAAAGCAGAAAAATTGTCATTAAGCTGGGGAGCAATGTGTTGTCTGATGATCACGGCAATGTGAACCAAACGATCATCCGAAATTTAGTGGAGCAGGTAAATGGACTGATTCAGCAGGGTAAGCAGGTGGTGCTGGTTTCTTCTGGCGCTCGAATTTGCGGTATTGGAGCAATCAACAAGTGGAGCAGAAAAGGCGATATCAACTATAAGCAGGCTCTGTGTGCCATTGGACAGGTCGAACTGATGATGGCGTATAAGCAGTATTTCAGCGATTACGGTTTTCATGTAGGTCAGATTCTTCTGACCAGAGAGGACTTTGAGGACCACACCAGAAATTTGAATATTCGCAATGCGCTGTTTACCTTAGTGGATGAAGGGGTGGTGCCGATCATCAATGAAAACGACAGTGTTAGTGTGGATGAGATTAAGATTGGCGACAATGATACCCTCAGTGGGCTGACGGCTACTCTTTGGAATGCAGATGCCTTAATCATCCTCAGTGATATTGACGGCGTCTTCGATAAAGATCCAAAGACTCATGCTGATGCGAAGCTTATTGAAGAAATCAGCGATATTGATGAATTGTTGGCCAATATTGACGTGGAAGGTGGCAGCAGCTTCGGTACTGGAGGTATCACTTGTAAGATTGAGGCAGCCAGACGAGTGAACAAGTATGGCATTCCACTGATTCTGCTCAATGGCAAGAAACTGAACATCATTCAAGGCGCAGCAGAGGGAACGGAAAACGGAACCGTGTTTTCGGGAAAGGCAGAGTAAGATGAGAGTAGGTTTTATAGGAGCCGGTAATATGGGCGGGGCCATTCTTCGGGGATGTCTGGCTTCGGGTCAGGTTTTACCGACGGAGGTTTGTGTATGCGGCAGGAGCCCAGAAAAGCTGGAAGCACTTTGCCAGGAACTAGGTGTTCAGAGCTGTGGGAGCATAAGGGAGTTGGTGGAGAGCAGCCAAGTAATTATGCTGGGGGTGAAGCCTAATATGTTTCCTGAGGTGCTGCCTCAGGTGGCGGAAGCTTACAGCTCAGACAAAGTGCTGGTATCTATGGCTGCTGGTATAACCATGGCCAGCATTGGCGAAGGAGTGAGCCAGTCGGCCAAGATTATCCGCGTTATGCCCAATACCCCAGCCGCAGTGGGAGAGGCTATGACTTCGGTGAGCAGAAATCCCCAGGTGAACGACGAGGAGTTTGCGGAGATTTTGGAGCTGTTTCAGTCCATCGGCAGGGCGGAAGAAGTAAAGGAAGAGTTGATTCACTGTGTAATCGGTGTCAGCGGCAGCAGTCCGGCCTATACCTACATGTATATTGATGCGCTGGCAGAAGCGGCTGTAAAAAATGGCATGGAGAAAGAGCAGGCCCTGGTATTTGCAGCGCAGTCTGTGTTGGGCGCTGCGAAGATGGTGCTGGAGACCGGGGTGGATCCCGTTCAACTGCGAATAAACGTATGCTCACCGGGTGGAACTACCATCGAGGCAGTGGAACGGCTTCAGCACTTGGGCTTTGCAGAGGTGGTGCAGTCTGGTTTTCAGGCGGCAGTGGATAAATCCAGGAAGATGAGCAGATAGGAGGAGAAAGATGACCTTTGAAGAGAAAACCATATCTAGTGAAATGATTTATCAGGGAGCTATTTTGAATCTGCGCCGGGATAAGGTGCAGGTCATCGGGGGAGGGACTTCTCACCGAGAGATTGTAGAGCATAACGGCGGAGTGGCGATGATTGCCGTCAAAGAGGATGGAAAGGTTCTGTTGGTCCGTCAGTTCAGAAAGCCTGTAGAGAAGGTGGTTTTAGAGGTTCCGGCAGGAAAAATCGAAAAGGGGGAAGATCCCTATGAGACAGCTGTGCGGGAGCTGAAAGAAGAGACGGGTTATACTGCCGAGCAGGTCCAGTTTTTGACTAAATTTTACCCTTCTGTGGGCTATTCCCAGGAGGTCCTGTACATTTACCTGTGTACAGGCCTGACAGCAGGAGAGACGGCCTTTGATGAGCATGAGGCACTAGACATCCTGGAGATGGATTTAGATCAGCTGTTTAAGATGACTGTAAACGGTGAGATTGAAGACGGCAAGACGGCTATCGCGATTATGCAGGCCTGGGCTAAACTGAAGCTGAAATAGGGGATAGACCTGAAAGTTCCTTAGACCAGCCGAGAGGCCAGGGGTAGAAAAAGGCTTTGAAGCAGGCAGCTGGCTACCACCAGTAGACCTAAGAACACATGGGCGTAAAGGTATGGGGCGTCAGAGGCGTTAAAGCTTCGGACCATACCTTTATTTTTTTTGTGGCGAGAAGAAGCCGCTTTGGCTACAGCCAGGTTGGCTGATAGAAAAAAGGCTGGCAGAAGCAGCGTATTTTGGGGAAAGAGGGAGAGGGCAATAACCAGGGCACCTTTTAAATCCAGTGTTTCCAGAATTAAGGCGCAGCAATACCCCAGAGACAGACCTTTGATGATTACCATGGCGCAAGGTACCGGATAGGTAAATCGGGTATAACCGGACAGGGCAATCAGGGCTAAAGCCAGGAGATTTAGTATTACAGAGCCTATCAGGGCGGCAAAGGAACTGGCCGCAGGGGCTTCCCCTTCCAGCGGAGTCAGCAGCAGATTTTGCAGGTAATATTGCATATCAGCTTTCATATCC
The genomic region above belongs to Aminipila butyrica and contains:
- a CDS encoding metallophosphoesterase, which translates into the protein MRTIARLNEVYKNAKIVPFDDTSKFVFFSDTHRGDDSIADEFGRNKHIFYHALNYYYQNDFTYVEVGDGDELWENSNFEHIRNGHFSVFNKLKEFYDAGRLYMIFGNHNMKMRSPQWVEKNMYQVYDEYLGTKEDLFPGLKIYEAFRFEHQKTGQELFVVHGHQGDLLNDQLAFFSHFMIRFFWRFMHLVGVKYAASPAKSRRKMHKVEKNYTKWNAETNTIIVCGHTHRPKFPDPGEPAYFNIGCGMHPRGITCLELLYGKLILVTWRVHSKKDGTLFIKRTALKGPMPLRAYASHPSAQRKQE
- a CDS encoding ribonuclease H-like domain-containing protein; the protein is MDPKYIQYHSRLLDFYLGSAMHKKIGVLDIETTGLSPQNSHFILGGLLIYQEEGVTLRQYFAESLEEERETLLAYLRDIQQLDILITYNGKHFDLKFLQGRMRALSLWEDFIFPFNLDLYLLINGHSSLRKLLPNLKQKTVENFMGLWGDRADEISGAESVELYKRFLYTKDPEIRRLIMLHNSDDVLQLSQLLPVTEKSDIHKAFFSLGFPVEDLHVSKIAFHSGNLQICGSQQNPLTYAAYQLDDCSCSLDFDRYSEEFSMELPIIKRSGLMIADTRVFDKDFSALQKYDTYDSGFLVLKQGDTVHYRETNHFVKLITERVREVLPI
- a CDS encoding stage V sporulation protein S; its protein translation is MEVLKVSAKSNPNSVAGALAGVLREKGDAEIQAIGAGALNQAIKAVAIARGFVAPGGVDLICVPAFTDIQIEGEERTAIKLIIQPR
- a CDS encoding spore coat protein, whose translation is MILTEKEKMLLNDLKSEEKLCVDKYSKYATEASCNQLKSLFSSLGAIEQNHYDTLTQILSGTTPAMGMGGGQKPNLQQMGGQQPAAAAQAQSIPQMSSQAQSGYQNKTRDQYLCTDALGTEKHVSSMYDTCIFEFKDESVRNTLNHIQKEEQEHGKKIYDYMAQNGMYS
- a CDS encoding ABC-F family ATP-binding cassette domain-containing protein; protein product: MINVTNVSMNFSGTTLFKDVDLKFTPGNCYGIIGANGAGKSTFLRILSGDLDPTTGNVSIGKDMRMSVLKQDHFAFDDFNVLDTIIQGNPRLYQIMKEKDALYAKEDFTDEDGIKASELEGEFAELDGWEAESDAGRLIQGLGLSMDVMYSEMGSLTEKEKVKVLLAQALFGKPEIILLDEPTNGLDIVAINWLEDFLLDYQGTMLVVSHDRHFLNTVCTNIVDVDYGKIKMYVGNYEFWYESSQLVQRMLKDQNKKNEDKIKELQGFIQRFSANKSKSKQATSRRKLIEKLTVDEMPSSSRRYPYVGFQMDREAGKELLTVEGISKTIDGVKILDNLTFRLNKGDKVAFVGENEIANTTLFKILMEEMEPDEGTFKWGVSTSQSYFPRENGAFFEESDLNIIKWLGQFTTETTETFLRGFLGRMLFSGEDVYKPVKVLSGGEKVRCMLSRMMLFGSNILVLDQPTNHLDLESITALNNGLIEFKGNLLFASHDHEFIQTIANRIMEIQEDGSLVDRLCTYDEFIEQFGK
- the proB gene encoding glutamate 5-kinase, with product MSAISDVIKESRKIVIKLGSNVLSDDHGNVNQTIIRNLVEQVNGLIQQGKQVVLVSSGARICGIGAINKWSRKGDINYKQALCAIGQVELMMAYKQYFSDYGFHVGQILLTREDFEDHTRNLNIRNALFTLVDEGVVPIINENDSVSVDEIKIGDNDTLSGLTATLWNADALIILSDIDGVFDKDPKTHADAKLIEEISDIDELLANIDVEGGSSFGTGGITCKIEAARRVNKYGIPLILLNGKKLNIIQGAAEGTENGTVFSGKAE
- the proC gene encoding pyrroline-5-carboxylate reductase, with the protein product MRVGFIGAGNMGGAILRGCLASGQVLPTEVCVCGRSPEKLEALCQELGVQSCGSIRELVESSQVIMLGVKPNMFPEVLPQVAEAYSSDKVLVSMAAGITMASIGEGVSQSAKIIRVMPNTPAAVGEAMTSVSRNPQVNDEEFAEILELFQSIGRAEEVKEELIHCVIGVSGSSPAYTYMYIDALAEAAVKNGMEKEQALVFAAQSVLGAAKMVLETGVDPVQLRINVCSPGGTTIEAVERLQHLGFAEVVQSGFQAAVDKSRKMSR
- a CDS encoding NUDIX domain-containing protein, whose product is MTFEEKTISSEMIYQGAILNLRRDKVQVIGGGTSHREIVEHNGGVAMIAVKEDGKVLLVRQFRKPVEKVVLEVPAGKIEKGEDPYETAVRELKEETGYTAEQVQFLTKFYPSVGYSQEVLYIYLCTGLTAGETAFDEHEALDILEMDLDQLFKMTVNGEIEDGKTAIAIMQAWAKLKLK
- a CDS encoding stage II sporulation protein M; protein product: MKKNIFANTIQSLSLSREYTTFLFFALIFGISTGVFFEVLMSTDMKADMQYYLQNLLLTPLEGEAPAASSFAALIGSVILNLLALALIALSGYTRFTYPVPCAMVIIKGLSLGYCCALILETLDLKGALVIALSLFPQNTLLLPAFFLSANLAVAKAASSRHKKNKGMVRSFNASDAPYLYAHVFLGLLVVASCLLQSLFLPLASRLV